In a genomic window of Streptomyces pristinaespiralis:
- a CDS encoding peptidoglycan-binding domain-containing protein — protein MIFRTTRGRLAGALIAACATGAMALSSSPASAKVSDGYIRGYDMVEGDWSDEGVISAGEYSSSTATCMWQRILRAHGAPKPSGLLFSESDIDGHFGPNTTHATKWLQWKFGLVDSPSKADGRVGPNTFRAAQKYLVRTGGITTPGSTVYFRYEGWRYGTNMSRNGQGIYVFQDGTDHARQANYDSNECD, from the coding sequence ATGATCTTCCGCACGACACGAGGTCGGCTGGCCGGCGCCTTGATCGCCGCCTGCGCGACAGGGGCCATGGCACTGAGCTCATCACCCGCCTCGGCAAAAGTGTCCGACGGTTACATTCGCGGCTACGACATGGTCGAGGGCGACTGGTCGGACGAGGGAGTCATCTCCGCCGGCGAGTACAGCAGTTCCACTGCCACCTGCATGTGGCAGCGGATCCTGCGGGCCCACGGTGCTCCCAAACCGAGCGGCCTGCTGTTCAGCGAGTCGGACATCGACGGCCACTTCGGGCCCAACACCACCCACGCGACGAAGTGGCTCCAGTGGAAGTTCGGCCTGGTCGACTCCCCTTCCAAGGCCGACGGCCGCGTGGGCCCCAACACATTTCGCGCGGCGCAGAAGTATCTGGTACGGACGGGCGGCATCACCACACCGGGCTCCACGGTCTACTTCAGGTACGAAGGATGGCGGTACGGCACGAACATGAGCCGAAACGGCCAAGGGATTTACGTGTTCCAAGACGGAACCGACCACGCGCGTCAGGCCAACTACGACTCCAACGAGTGTGACTGA